Proteins encoded by one window of Xiphias gladius isolate SHS-SW01 ecotype Sanya breed wild chromosome 15, ASM1685928v1, whole genome shotgun sequence:
- the LOC120799645 gene encoding lysyl oxidase homolog 4-like, giving the protein MLCFSSLSTLFLLLLLCPPPLSAQEVLVRLAGVGRRNANEGRVEVFYNGAWGTVCDDEVDLNLANVVCRQLGFQRSFTWAHSAKFGEGQGLIWLDNVRCKGRELSIAECRSNGWGVSDCTHAEDLGVICSPERRPGFPPVSLEEAPSSSRHQPSPPRQRNPPRSPQSVSPPAPAHISSARGHEIALHRNPASPRRSSISPQENGHEIQILRRNRGSSRASQQVNPALPQGHELPSHLANGAAYRQRQETARTSPQAVRRGAEGQVNGQPQPQPHSQLQSERRRDRDQQLNGNHIEPDPVYPDIGLVTDTHYTQGSDRVHLEEARLRPVLSSNHGGLVTEGVLEVKHAGRWRHVCNQGWDLSSSRVVCGMLGFPAAEAFDQNPYRKQWDSKLADPSSRLRTQISKKAYWVEKVQCQGVEASLSQCQTQLSFPRRDVPCKGGMHVVVRCIPGSQFTRFGRVPAPPAVPPVVRLKAGPRLGEGRVEVLREGKWGTVCDHLWDMTAASVVCRELGFGTAKEALTKAQLGQGTGPIHMNSVQCTGREKSITECHYRLVPLYSCKHNQDVAIRCNVPNTGMKTMVRLAGGRESAEGRVEVLMEVGGVKRWGSICSENWGINEAMVVCRQLGFGFASRAHQETWYWPGSSDAGEVVLSGTHCIGTEMSIQQCRRNTNVYCPRGGDGRAAGVTCVETAPDLVLDAQLVQETAYLEDRPLHLLSCANEENCLSSSAARMNWPYGHRRLLRFSSRIMNLGLADFQPRASRESWTWHQCHRHYHSIEVFTHYDLLTLNGTKVAEGHKASFCLEDTYCPDGIHKRYACYNMGQQGISVGCWDTYRHDIDCQWIDITDVRPGEYIFQVEVNPSLDMAESDFQNNVMRCRCKYDGARVYMSGCHAGDAYSAEVEDLFDHQRQISNNFL; this is encoded by the exons ATGCTGTGTTTCAGCTCCCTGTCTACActcttcctcctgcttctcctctGCCCCCCTCCATTGTCAGCCCAGGAGGTGCTTGTACGTCTCGCAGGCGTAGGCCGGcgcaatgcaaatgaaggacgTGTGGAGGTGTTCTATAATGGAGCATGGGGCACCGTGTGTGATGACGAGGTGGATCTTAACCTGGCCAATGTGGTGTGCCGACAGCTGGGCTTTCAACGCAGCTTTACCTGGGCGCACAGTGCCAAGTTTGGGGAGGGACAAG GCCTGATCTGGTTGGACAATGTGCGCTGCAAGGGCAGAGAGCTCTCTATTGCTGAATGTCGCTCCAATGGGTGGGGAGTCAGTGACTGTACCCACGCAGAGGACCTGGGGGTCATTTGCAGCCCAGAAAGAAGGCCTGGTTTCCCCCCTGTCTCCTTGGAGGAAGCCCCTTCATCCTCCAGGCACCAGCCAAGCCCACCAAGACAGAGAAACCCGCCTCGATCGCCACAGTCTGTGTCACCTCCAGCTCCAGCCCATATCTCTTCTGCAAGAGGCCATGAGATCGCCCTCCATCGCAACCCAGCTTCACCCCGTCGCAGCAGCATCTCTCCGCAGGAAAATGGCCACGAGATCCAGATCTTGCGACGGAATCGAGGCAGTTCCAGAGCAAGCCAGCAGGTGAATCCAGCTTTGCCACAAGGGCACGAGCTACCTTCACATCTGGCAAACGGTGCAGCCTACAGGCAGAGACAGGAGACGGCGAGGACCAGTCCACAAGCAGTGAGACGGGGAGCAGAGGGGCAGGTGAATGGGCAGCCTCAGCCACAGCCTCATTCCCAACTCCAGTCTGAGCGGAGGAGGGACAGAGATCAGCAGCTCAATGGGAACCATATTGAACCAGACCCAGTTTATCCAGACATTGGACTGGTCACTGATACGCATTATACACAG GGATCTGACAGGGTTCACTTGGAGGAAGCTCGTCTACGGCCTGTGCTGTCCAGCAACCATGGCGGTCTGGTGACGGAGGGAGTGCTGGAAGTGAAGCATGCTGGGAGATGGCGTCATGTGTGTAACCAGGGATGGGACCTGAGCAGCAGCCGCGTCGTCTGTGGCATGTTAGGATTCCCTGCTGCAGAAGCGTTTGACCAAAACCCCTACAG gAAACAGTGGGACTCCAAGTTAGCTGATCCTTCCTCCAG ACTGAGGACACAGATCAGTAAAAAGGCCTACTGGGTGGAGAAAGTGCAGTGTCAGGGTGTGGAGGCCTCTCTGTCGCAGTGCCAGACCCAGCTTTCCTTCCCCAGGCGTGATGTTCCATGCAAGGGGGGCATGCATGTTGTGGTCCGCTGTATCCCCGGATCACAGTTCACACGTTTTGGAAGAGTGCCTGCACCGCCTGCCGTGCCG CCTGTCGTTCGTCTGAAGGCAGGGCCTCGGCTTGGGGAGGGCCGTGTCGAGGTGCTGCGAGAGGGCAAGTGGGGCACTGTTTGTGACCACCTGTGGGACATGACTGCAGCTAGCGTGGTCTGTAGGGAGCTGGGCTTCGGGACAGCCAAAGAGGCCCTCACTAAGGCTCAACTGGGACAGG GTACTGGTCCCATCCACATGAACAGTGTCCAGTGCACAGGCAGGGAGAAGTCGATTACAGAGTGTCACTACAGACTGGTGCCACTTTACAGCTGCAAACACAATCAGGATGTAGCAATCCGCTGCAATGTGCCCAACACTGGCATGAAGACCATG GTGCGTCTGGCAGGAGGCAGAGAGTCTGCAGAGGGCCGTGTGGAGGTGCTGATGGAGGTCGGAGGAGTGAAGCGTTGGGGCTCCATCTGTAGTGAGAACTGGGGCATCAACGAGGCCATGGTGGTCTGTCGACAGCTGGGCTTTGGCTTCGCTTCAAGAGCTCATCAG GAAACCTGGTACTGGCCTGGTTCTTCGGATGCTGGGGAGGTTGTGCTGAGTGGGACTCACTGCATCGGCACTGAGATGTCTATCCAGCAGTGTCGCAGAAACACAAATGTCTACTGTCCCAGAGGAGGAGATGGCAGGGCCGCAGGAGTGACATGTGTAGAGA ctgctcctgACCTTGTCCTGGATGCTCAGCTCGTCCAAGAGACAGCTTACCTGGAGGATCGACCCCTGCACCTGCTGTCCTGCGCTAATGAGGAGAACTGcctgtcctcctctgctgccAGAATGAACTGGCCCTACGGACACCGCCGCCTGCTGCGCTTCTCATCCCGCATCATGAACCTTGGTCTCGCCGACTTCCAGCCCCGTGCCTCCAGAGAAAGCTGGACATGGCACCAGTGCCACAG GCACTACCACAGCATTGAGGTGTTCACCCACTATGATCTGCTCACTCTCAATGGGACCAAGGTGGCTGAAGGTCACAAAGCCAGCTTCTGTCTGGAGGATACCTACTGCCCCGATG gtATCCATAAGCGGTATGCCTGCTATAACATGGGACAGCAGGGTATCTCAGTTGGCTGCTGGGACACCTACCGCCACGATATTGACTGCCAGTGGATCGACATCACAGACGTACGACCTGGTGAATACATCTTCCAG GTGGAGGTCAACCCTTCCCTAGACATGGCTGAGTCTGATTTCCAGAACAACGTGATGCGCTGTCGGTGCAAGTACGATGGAGCACGAGTTTACATGTCCGGATGCCACGCAG GTGATGCTTACAGTGCAGAGGTGGAGGACTTGTTTGACCACCAACGTCAGATTTCCAATAACTTCTTGTGA
- the r3hcc1l gene encoding coiled-coil domain-containing protein R3HCC1L isoform X1, giving the protein MELEQPKEYCAPTQPTPTSQTKRPSQALYVPKQRLNASKDKAQTQGEVKPRPRPRYTDKARKNAKNKKDKAGGEDKTAPVEGEDGGQIQNGDTKPDVKAERLQDTDVQVNGQPESTSVEADITSRLEATSLQEEKGEEESWDTLFNDDGDCLDPHLLEEVAAMEGRKKESIQDPRFDYYNMDRDDDDDDDDEDDIDLREDELSHIVEIYDFPAEFKTEDLLKLFQCYQQRGFDIKWIDDTHALGLFSSPIAAREALRSKHPLMKLRPLSKSSSAMKAKARSFSDYLLPAKERPQTSAALARKLVIGALGVKSNLSKEQRDAERRKLQEARELKRLAAKQRDDAWEGK; this is encoded by the exons ATGGAGTTGGAACAGCCAAAAGAATACTGTGCACCAACCCAGCCTACACCCACATCGCAGACAAAGAGGCCAAGTCAGGCTCTGTACGTCCCCAAGCAACGACTTAATGCCTCCAAAGACAAAGCCCAGACTCAGGGAGAAGTTAAGCCGAGACCCAGGCCTCGATACACAGACAAGGCACGAAAGAACGCTAAGAACAAGAAGGACAAGGCTGGAGGGGAAGATAAAACAGCACCCGTtgaaggagaagatggaggTCAGATACAGAACGGTGACACAAAACCTGATGTGAAGGCAGAGCGGCTACAGGATACAGATGTGCAGGTTAATGGGCAACCTGAGTCGACCAGTGTGGAAGCAGATATTACCTCACGGCTGGAAGCAACATCCCTTCAAGAGGAAAAGGGCGAAGAGGAGAGCTGGGACACGTTGTTCAACGATGATGGAGATTGTTTGGATCCACACCTGCTTGAAGAG GTGGCTGCCATGGAAGGTAGAAAGAAGGAGTCAATCCAGGATCCCAGGTTCGATTACTACAACATGGATCGAGAcgatgacgatgacgatgatgatgaagacGACATCGACCTCAGAGAGGATGAACTCTCTCACATCGTAGAGATCTACGACTTTCCTGCAGAATTCAAGACAGAGGACCTTCTCAAGTTATTTCAGTGCTACCA acagagaggCTTTGACATTAAGTGGATTGATGACACGCACGCCCTTGGTCTCTTCTCAAGCCCCATAGCAG ccCGTGAAGCTCTAAGATCCAAACATCCACTGATGAAGTTGCGACCGCTCTCCAAATCCTCCTCCGCCATGAAAGCCAAAGCCCGTAGCTTCTCAG ACTACCTCCTGCCTGCTAAAGAGAGACCTCAGACGAGTGCAGCACTGGCTCGCAAGCTTGTGATTGGTGCCCTCGGTGTAAAGAGCAACCTGTCCAAGGAGCAGCGCGAcgcagagaggaggaaactcCAGGAGGCAAGAG AACTAAAGCGCCTGGCAGCCAAACAAAGGGACGATGCTTGGGAGGGGAAGTGA
- the r3hcc1l gene encoding coiled-coil domain-containing protein R3HCC1L isoform X2 has translation MELEQPKEYCAPTQPTPTSQTKRPSQALYVPKQRLNASKDKAQTQGEVKPRPRPRYTDKARKNAKNKKDKAGGEDKTAPVEGEDGGQIQNGDTKPDVKAERLQDTDVQVNGQPESTSVEADITSRLEATSLQEEKGEEESWDTLFNDDGDCLDPHLLEEVAAMEGRKKESIQDPRFDYYNMDRDDDDDDDDEDDIDLREDELSHIVEIYDFPAEFKTEDLLKLFQCYQQRGFDIKWIDDTHALGLFSSPIAAREALRSKHPLMKLRPLSKSSSAMKAKARSFSDYLLPAKERPQTSAALARKLVIGALGVKSNLSKEQRDAERRKLQEN, from the exons ATGGAGTTGGAACAGCCAAAAGAATACTGTGCACCAACCCAGCCTACACCCACATCGCAGACAAAGAGGCCAAGTCAGGCTCTGTACGTCCCCAAGCAACGACTTAATGCCTCCAAAGACAAAGCCCAGACTCAGGGAGAAGTTAAGCCGAGACCCAGGCCTCGATACACAGACAAGGCACGAAAGAACGCTAAGAACAAGAAGGACAAGGCTGGAGGGGAAGATAAAACAGCACCCGTtgaaggagaagatggaggTCAGATACAGAACGGTGACACAAAACCTGATGTGAAGGCAGAGCGGCTACAGGATACAGATGTGCAGGTTAATGGGCAACCTGAGTCGACCAGTGTGGAAGCAGATATTACCTCACGGCTGGAAGCAACATCCCTTCAAGAGGAAAAGGGCGAAGAGGAGAGCTGGGACACGTTGTTCAACGATGATGGAGATTGTTTGGATCCACACCTGCTTGAAGAG GTGGCTGCCATGGAAGGTAGAAAGAAGGAGTCAATCCAGGATCCCAGGTTCGATTACTACAACATGGATCGAGAcgatgacgatgacgatgatgatgaagacGACATCGACCTCAGAGAGGATGAACTCTCTCACATCGTAGAGATCTACGACTTTCCTGCAGAATTCAAGACAGAGGACCTTCTCAAGTTATTTCAGTGCTACCA acagagaggCTTTGACATTAAGTGGATTGATGACACGCACGCCCTTGGTCTCTTCTCAAGCCCCATAGCAG ccCGTGAAGCTCTAAGATCCAAACATCCACTGATGAAGTTGCGACCGCTCTCCAAATCCTCCTCCGCCATGAAAGCCAAAGCCCGTAGCTTCTCAG ACTACCTCCTGCCTGCTAAAGAGAGACCTCAGACGAGTGCAGCACTGGCTCGCAAGCTTGTGATTGGTGCCCTCGGTGTAAAGAGCAACCTGTCCAAGGAGCAGCGCGAcgcagagaggaggaaactcCAGGAG AACTAA
- the crtac1a gene encoding cartilage acidic protein 1a isoform X1 — protein MWGSELLLLLLLVGLWHQSHTQSPEPMLQVVTQTMLPPDSLHNPTQLNYGMAVTDVDGDGDLEVVVAGYNGPNLVLKYDRTQNRLVNIAVDDSNSPYYALRDRVGNAIGVTACDVDGDGREEIYFLNTNNAYSGRATYSDKLFKFRNGRFEDLLSDELNVRRGVANRMAGRSVACVDRKGTGRYSVYVANYASGNIGPHALLEMDEAASDVSKGIIALSDVAAEAGVNKFTGGRGVVVGPILSQARSDVFCDNENGPNFLFKNNGDGTFVDMARQAGVEDRQQHGRGVALADFNGDGKTDIVYGNWNGPHRLFLQGSDSKFRNIATGGFVTPSPIRTVIAADFDNDRELEVFFNNIAYRGNAPNRLFRVSRRADADPLIQELNVGDAAEPQGRGTGGTVTDLDGDGQLDLLLAHGESAPQPISVFKASQGSSNNWLRVIPRTQFGSFARGAKVTAFTNQSGALTRIIDGGSGYLCEMEPVAHFGLGDDEVTVLEVYWPDGSSTTRTLQPGEMNSVLEVAYPGEGEISALANDTQCGKGFTVKNGHCAALAPFQSGARSTSVSTFEASCLKTVLLQCVLVLSAAALADLRGW, from the exons ATGTGGGGTTcagaactgctgctgctcctcctgttGGTCGGGCTCTGGCATCAGTCTCACACCCAGAGCCCTGAGCCCATGCTACAGGTCGTAACGCAGACGATGCTTCCCCCTGACAGTCTGCACAATCCAACCCAGCTCAACTATGGGATGGCTGTAACGGACGTGGACGGTGACGGCGACCTGGAAGTGGTGGTGGCAGG GTACAATGGGCCCAACCTGGTGCTGAAGTACGATCGCACACAAAACAGGCTGGTAAACATTGCTGTTGATGACAGTAACTCTCCATACTACGCCCTGAGGGACCGAGTGGGTAACGCTATTGGAGTTACTGCCTGCGATGTGGATGGAGACGGACGTGAGGAGATCTACTTCCTCAACACAAACAATGCCTACTCTG GGCGGGCAACTTATTCAGACAAGCTCTTCAAGTTTCGTAATGGCCGCTTTGAGGATCTTCTGAGTGACGAGCTGAATGTGCGTCGTGGCGTCGCTAATCGCATGGCAGGACGTTCTGTGGCATGTGTCGACAGAAAG GGAACAGGCCGTTACTCAGTCTACGTTGCCAACTACGCCAGTGGCAACATTGGCCCCCACGCTCTCCTAGAAATGGACGAGGCCGCCAGTGATGTGAGCAAGGGCATCATCGCTCTGTCCGACGTGGCTGCTGAGGCCGGAGTCAACAAGTTCACAG GAGGTCGCGGTGTGGTGGTTGGACCGATCCTGAGCCAGGCCAGGTCTGACGTTTTCTGTGACAACGAGAATGGACCCAACTTCTTGTTTAAGAACAATGGGGACGGGACTTTTGTTGACATGGCCAGACAGGCAG GTGTGGAGGACCGGCAGCAGCATGGCAGAGGGGTAGCACTAGCTGACTTCAATGGCGATGGAAAGACAGACATTGTCTACGGCAACTGGAACGGCCCACACCGACTTTTCCTGCAGGGCAGCGACTCTAAATTTCGG AACATAGCAACTGGAGGATTTGTCACCCCCTCCCCTATTCGCACAGTCATTGCTGCTGACTTTGATAATGACAGGGAGCTGGAGGTGTTTTTCAACAATATTGCATACAGAGGAAACGCCCCAAACAGGCTGTTCAG ggTGTCAAGGAGAGCTGATGCGGACCCATTGATCCAGGAGCTTAATGTGGGAGATGCTGCAGAGCCACAGGGGAGAGGAACAG gtGGCACTGTGACAGACTTGGATGGGGACGGACAGCTGGACCTGCTGCTGGCGCATGGAGAGAGCGCCCCGCAGCCAATCTCCGTCTTCAAGGcctcacag GGTTCATCCAATAACTGGCTGCGGGTCATCCCTCGCACCCAGTTTGGCTCTTTCGCCCGTGGTGCCAAGGTAACAGCCTTCACCAATCAGAGTGGAGCTCTCACACGCATCATTGACGGAGGCTCGGGGTACCTGTGTGAGATGGAGCCTGTCGCCCACTTTGGTTTAG GAGATGATGAGGTGACGGTACTGGAGGTCTACTGGCCAGATGGCAGCTCCACCACTCGGACCCTTCAGCCTGGTGAAATGAACTCTGTGCTGGAAGTAGCCTATCCCGGGGAAGGAGAAATATCTGCGCTTGCCAATGACACGCAG tgtGGTAAAGGCTTTACTGTCAAGAATGGCCACTGTGCAG CCTTGGCTCCATTTCAGAGTGGCGCCCGATCCACTTCTGTCTCCACGTTTGAAGCCTCCTGTTTAAAGACAGTTTTACTACAATGTGTCTTggtgctgtctgctgctgctctggcaGATCTCAGGGGTTGGTAG
- the crtac1a gene encoding cartilage acidic protein 1a isoform X2, with amino-acid sequence MWGSELLLLLLLVGLWHQSHTQSPEPMLQVVTQTMLPPDSLHNPTQLNYGMAVTDVDGDGDLEVVVAGYNGPNLVLKYDRTQNRLVNIAVDDSNSPYYALRDRVGNAIGVTACDVDGDGREEIYFLNTNNAYSGRATYSDKLFKFRNGRFEDLLSDELNVRRGVANRMAGRSVACVDRKGTGRYSVYVANYASGNIGPHALLEMDEAASDVSKGIIALSDVAAEAGVNKFTGGRGVVVGPILSQARSDVFCDNENGPNFLFKNNGDGTFVDMARQAGVEDRQQHGRGVALADFNGDGKTDIVYGNWNGPHRLFLQGSDSKFRNIATGGFVTPSPIRTVIAADFDNDRELEVFFNNIAYRGNAPNRLFRVSRRADADPLIQELNVGDAAEPQGRGTGGTVTDLDGDGQLDLLLAHGESAPQPISVFKASQGSSNNWLRVIPRTQFGSFARGAKVTAFTNQSGALTRIIDGGSGYLCEMEPVAHFGLGDDEVTVLEVYWPDGSSTTRTLQPGEMNSVLEVAYPGEGEISALANDTQCGKGFTVKNGHCAGL; translated from the exons ATGTGGGGTTcagaactgctgctgctcctcctgttGGTCGGGCTCTGGCATCAGTCTCACACCCAGAGCCCTGAGCCCATGCTACAGGTCGTAACGCAGACGATGCTTCCCCCTGACAGTCTGCACAATCCAACCCAGCTCAACTATGGGATGGCTGTAACGGACGTGGACGGTGACGGCGACCTGGAAGTGGTGGTGGCAGG GTACAATGGGCCCAACCTGGTGCTGAAGTACGATCGCACACAAAACAGGCTGGTAAACATTGCTGTTGATGACAGTAACTCTCCATACTACGCCCTGAGGGACCGAGTGGGTAACGCTATTGGAGTTACTGCCTGCGATGTGGATGGAGACGGACGTGAGGAGATCTACTTCCTCAACACAAACAATGCCTACTCTG GGCGGGCAACTTATTCAGACAAGCTCTTCAAGTTTCGTAATGGCCGCTTTGAGGATCTTCTGAGTGACGAGCTGAATGTGCGTCGTGGCGTCGCTAATCGCATGGCAGGACGTTCTGTGGCATGTGTCGACAGAAAG GGAACAGGCCGTTACTCAGTCTACGTTGCCAACTACGCCAGTGGCAACATTGGCCCCCACGCTCTCCTAGAAATGGACGAGGCCGCCAGTGATGTGAGCAAGGGCATCATCGCTCTGTCCGACGTGGCTGCTGAGGCCGGAGTCAACAAGTTCACAG GAGGTCGCGGTGTGGTGGTTGGACCGATCCTGAGCCAGGCCAGGTCTGACGTTTTCTGTGACAACGAGAATGGACCCAACTTCTTGTTTAAGAACAATGGGGACGGGACTTTTGTTGACATGGCCAGACAGGCAG GTGTGGAGGACCGGCAGCAGCATGGCAGAGGGGTAGCACTAGCTGACTTCAATGGCGATGGAAAGACAGACATTGTCTACGGCAACTGGAACGGCCCACACCGACTTTTCCTGCAGGGCAGCGACTCTAAATTTCGG AACATAGCAACTGGAGGATTTGTCACCCCCTCCCCTATTCGCACAGTCATTGCTGCTGACTTTGATAATGACAGGGAGCTGGAGGTGTTTTTCAACAATATTGCATACAGAGGAAACGCCCCAAACAGGCTGTTCAG ggTGTCAAGGAGAGCTGATGCGGACCCATTGATCCAGGAGCTTAATGTGGGAGATGCTGCAGAGCCACAGGGGAGAGGAACAG gtGGCACTGTGACAGACTTGGATGGGGACGGACAGCTGGACCTGCTGCTGGCGCATGGAGAGAGCGCCCCGCAGCCAATCTCCGTCTTCAAGGcctcacag GGTTCATCCAATAACTGGCTGCGGGTCATCCCTCGCACCCAGTTTGGCTCTTTCGCCCGTGGTGCCAAGGTAACAGCCTTCACCAATCAGAGTGGAGCTCTCACACGCATCATTGACGGAGGCTCGGGGTACCTGTGTGAGATGGAGCCTGTCGCCCACTTTGGTTTAG GAGATGATGAGGTGACGGTACTGGAGGTCTACTGGCCAGATGGCAGCTCCACCACTCGGACCCTTCAGCCTGGTGAAATGAACTCTGTGCTGGAAGTAGCCTATCCCGGGGAAGGAGAAATATCTGCGCTTGCCAATGACACGCAG tgtGGTAAAGGCTTTACTGTCAAGAATGGCCACTGTGCAG gtCTCTGA
- the golga7ba gene encoding golgin A7 family, member Ba, producing the protein MQELVPTATDGNMATEFHNLQELRHSASLANKVFIQRDYSEGTTCKFQTKFPSELESRIERSLFEDTVKTLNNYYAEAEKIGGQSYLEGCLACATAYLIFLCMETRYEKVLKKIAKYIQEQNEKIYAPRGLLITDPIERGMRVIEISIYEDRGSSGSSSGSSSVSGSTAR; encoded by the exons ATGCAGGAACTCGTCCCTACGGCCACGGATGGCAACATGGCGACAGAG TTCCACAACCTGCAGGAGTTGAGGCACAGTGCATCTCTGGCAAACAAAGTCTTCATCCAGAGAGACTACAGCGAAGGAACCACCTGCAAGTTTCAGACCAAGTTCCCCTCTGAGCTGGAGAGCAGG atTGAGCGGTCATTGTTTGAGGACACTGTGAAGACGCTGAATAACTACTACGCAGAGGCAGAAAAGATTGGAGGACAGTCCTACCTGGAGGGGTGTCTGGCCTGCGCTACAGCATATCTCATCTTCCTCTGCATGGAGACACGTTATGAGAAG GTGTTGAAGAAGATAGCCAAGTACATTCAGGAACAGAATGAGAAGATTTATGCTCCCAGAGGTCTGCTCATCACAGATCCCATAGAAAGGGGAATGCGTGTC ATAGAGATTTCCATCTATGAAGACCGGGGCTCCAGCGGGTCCAGCTCAGGGAGCAGCTCTGTGTCTGGCAGCACTGCTCGATGA